A genomic window from Vanessa cardui chromosome Z, ilVanCard2.1, whole genome shotgun sequence includes:
- the LOC124543351 gene encoding uncharacterized protein LOC124543351: protein MKCAKLHLQDRSTIKTNKTNNEKPRRFCQKRMVNPEHEEDPRWTDVYDRFYCNSYEICSLNETNDSVGTHQGREDLFLTVQNLQFQGDVDQRRKSRTSFKYKTLPDSQKHRMFVKQVIDDSYQTDVARSSVLSDYADNYTKYFSNNDLSRPSSSKSSIILYNLNNKCKENKSTQVDLRNGQAKKKIKFEKVKSLKKRDVKSAINEDLKQSQSDNTTTDTKITYHRNGKRKSLTISRADSPATVQVIRVDVVCNYSCSSTMSDYDEGKKDLSAIDTEQDDKENQMVKSKRSLYPKKYVLTNTVKTLDENVSGGKVTLLCKTFKLTDRAKMCSDRKPIDSVNPVRPNTSKLRK, encoded by the exons ATGAAATGCGCTAAACTACATCTTCAAGATAGATCAACGATAAAGACAAACAAGACGAATAATGAGAAGCCTAGGAGATTCTGTCAGAAACGAATGGTTAATCCGGAACACGAGGAGGACCCTCGTTGGACTGATGTTTACgacag ATTCTATTGCAACAGTTACGAAATCTGttctttaaatgaaacaaatgacAGCGTTGGAACTCACCAAGGCCGGGAAGATTTGTTTCTTACAGTCCAAAACTTGCAGTTTCAAGGAGATGTTGACCAGAGAAGGAAATCCAGAACAAGCTTCAAATACAAAACTTTACCCGATAGTCAGAAGCATCGAATGTTCGTTAAACAAGTTATAGACGACTCATATCAAACTGATGTGGCGCGGTCTTCAGTCCTCAGCGATTATGCCGACAATTACACAAAATACTTTTCAAACAACGATCTTTCCAGACCGTCATCTAGTAAAtccagtattattttatacaacttGAATAACAAATGTAAAGAAAACAAGTCGACTCAAGTTGACTTAAGAAACGGTCaagcaaagaaaaaaattaaatttgaaaaggtaaaaagtttaaaaaagcgTGACGTCAAATCAGCTATTAACGAAGACCTCAAGCAAAGTCAATCTGATAATACAACTACGGATACAAAAATCACATATCACAGAAATGGAAAAAGAAAAAGCCTAACTATTTCAAGAGCAGATAGTCCTGCCACGGTTCAAGTTATTCGGGTTGATGTCGTCTGTAATTACAGCTGTAGCTCCACAATGTCTGATTACGACGAAGGTAAGAAAGACCTGAGCGCTATTGACACAGAACAGGACGACAAGGAAAATCAAATGGTGAAATCAAAAAGATCTCTTTacccaaaaaaatatgttttaacgaATACCGTCAAAACCTTAGATGAGAATGTTTCTGGTGGAAAAGTCACATTGTTGTGTAAGACCTTTAAGCTGACTGATCGGGCAAAGATGTGCTCAGATAGAAAACCCATTGACTCAGTTAATCCTGTCAGACCGAATACGAGCaaacttagaaaataa